The genomic stretch TGCGAAATCCCTATGAAAATCACTTTTACCCGCATTTCTACGGTCTATGCTCACCAAGCCGTTCTCCTTAGAAATGGTAAGGTTTTCGTTAAGTTCATTCGAGAAGGTAATGGAGAAAGTATCAGAACTGATCTTAGCCGTAATTTCCACTGCTTCGGAAGGTAACTCGCAGATTCCTTTATCTACCTCATATTTTTCAGAACGCAGTTTTTCCAGTTCAACCGCAGGAGTTGACTTTACAAGCAAAGTACCATCCACATCAAACAGGCTTAATTCTCTGGGAACAGTCATTGCTGATCTCCAGGATTTGGTAGGAACCACATTCGCATAGAGCCAGTTACTCATCCAGCCAATAAAAAGAGTCCTATCCTGATCAGCAGGCAAATTGCTCCAGGTCACTCCGGCGTAGTTGTCCGGGCCATAATCCAGCCAGCGTATCATGGTGTCATCAGGGGTAAATTCGCCATTTTCGAAATCCCCTATAAAATATTGGGTGGCAGATCCATTTTGAGGGCCGCCTGGATTGATACTGACCAGCAAGACCCATTTGTCCTCGCCGGAAGGAGTTTTGAAGGGAAGTAGATCCGGGCATTCCCACACTCCTCCATGTGCCCCTACATTTTTCCCAAATTCACTCATCAATGTCCAGTTCTTGAGATCCGGCGAGCTATAGAAGTTAATTTGATCGAGTACTGCCAAGGTCATAATCCAAGTTTTGGAGCCATCAGGATTGGTGATTTGCGAGACTTTTGGATCCCGGAAGTCCCTGAT from Algoriphagus sp. NG3 encodes the following:
- a CDS encoding glycoside hydrolase family 32 protein; the protein is MKQNILFKLLSLLLIVSCQSTPEIKFESVVTEEYRPVYHFTPEYGWMNDPNGLIYLDGKYHLFYQNYPDSTVWGPMHWGHAVSTDLVNWESLPIALYPDSLGYIFSGSAVLDAENSSGLGTADNPPMIAIFTYHDPELANTTSDIFQSQAIAFSMDKGQTWEKYSGNPVLPNPGIRDFRDPKVSQITNPDGSKTWIMTLAVLDQINFYSSPDLKNWTLMSEFGKNVGAHGGVWECPDLLPFKTPSGEDKWVLLVSINPGGPQNGSATQYFIGDFENGEFTPDDTMIRWLDYGPDNYAGVTWSNLPADQDRTLFIGWMSNWLYANVVPTKSWRSAMTVPRELSLFDVDGTLLVKSTPAVELEKLRSEKYEVDKGICELPSEAVEITAKISSDTFSITFSNELNENLTISKENGLVSIDRRNAGKSDFHRDFAAIHSAPMSWEANEIRVFMDASSIELFVNNGELVLTSILFPSSPWKTINFSENTQSVEIYHLKK